Proteins found in one Choloepus didactylus isolate mChoDid1 chromosome 3, mChoDid1.pri, whole genome shotgun sequence genomic segment:
- the GNPDA2 gene encoding glucosamine-6-phosphate isomerase 2 isoform X1 — protein MGSQIHLQSHRSVQTWTGQIFYTGFTNRFHSLDSFPSCMANSSLLKFQGSTPLGCYKKLIEYHKNGDLSFKYVKTFNMDEYVGLPRNHPESYHSYMWNNFFKHVDIDPNNAHILDGNAEDLQAECDAFEKKIKEAGGIDLFVGGIGPDGHIAFNEPGSSLVSRTRLKTLAMDTILANAKYFDGDLSKVPTMALTVGVGTVMEAREVMILITGAHKAFALYKAIEEGVNHMWTVSAFQQHPQTIFVCDEDATLELRVKTVKYFKGLMHVHNKLVDPLHSMKEGN, from the exons ATGGGCAGCCAGATACATCTGCAATCGCATCGTTCAGTTCAAACCTGGACAGGACAGATATTTTACACTGGGTTTACCAACAG ATTTCATTCTTTGGACAGCTTTCCAAGTTGCATGGCAAATTCTAGTTTACTGAAATTTCAAG GGAGTACACCTTTAGGATGCTATAAAAAACTAATAGAATATCACAAGAATGGAGACCTTTCTTTTAAATATGTGAAGACATTTAACATGGATGAATATGTAG GGCTTCCCAGAAATCATCCTGAAAGCTACCATTCTTATATGTGGAATAACTTTTTTAAGCATGTTGATATAGATCCTAATAATGCCCATATCCTCGATGGAAATGCTGAAGATTTACAAGCAGAATGtgatgcatttgaaaaaaaaataaaagaagctggaGGAATAGATCTTTTTGTTGGAg gaattgGTCCAGATGGTCATATTGCTTTCAATGAGCCAGGATCCAGTTTAGTATCAAGGACAAGATTAAAGACACTAGCAATGGATACCATTTTAGCAAATGCTAAATATTTTGATGGAGATTTGTCAAAAGTACCAACTATGGCTCTAACAGTTGGTGTGGGGACAGTAATGGAAGCTAGAGAA GTAATGATCCTCATAACAGGTGCACACAAAGCATTTGCCCTGTACAAAGCAATAGAAGAAGGAGTTAACCACATGTGGACTGTTTCGGCTTTTCAGCAGCATCCCCAAACtatttttgtatgtgatgaaGACGCTACTTTAGAATTAAGAGTTAAAACTGTGAAATACTTTAAAG
- the GNPDA2 gene encoding glucosamine-6-phosphate isomerase 2 isoform X3, whose amino-acid sequence MGSQIHLQSHRSVQTWTGQIFYTGFTNRFHSLDSFPSCMANSSLLKFQGSTPLGCYKKLIEYHKNGDLSFKYVKTFNMDEYVGLPRNHPESYHSYMWNNFFKHVDIDPNNAHILDGNAEDLQAECDAFEKKIKEAGGIDLFVGGIGPDGHIAFNEPGSSLVSRTRLKTLAMDTILANAKYFDGDLSKVPTMALTVGVGTVMEAREVMILITGAHKAFALYKAIEEGVNHMWTVSAFQQHPQTIFVCDEDATLELRVKTVKYFKGPTPIP is encoded by the exons ATGGGCAGCCAGATACATCTGCAATCGCATCGTTCAGTTCAAACCTGGACAGGACAGATATTTTACACTGGGTTTACCAACAG ATTTCATTCTTTGGACAGCTTTCCAAGTTGCATGGCAAATTCTAGTTTACTGAAATTTCAAG GGAGTACACCTTTAGGATGCTATAAAAAACTAATAGAATATCACAAGAATGGAGACCTTTCTTTTAAATATGTGAAGACATTTAACATGGATGAATATGTAG GGCTTCCCAGAAATCATCCTGAAAGCTACCATTCTTATATGTGGAATAACTTTTTTAAGCATGTTGATATAGATCCTAATAATGCCCATATCCTCGATGGAAATGCTGAAGATTTACAAGCAGAATGtgatgcatttgaaaaaaaaataaaagaagctggaGGAATAGATCTTTTTGTTGGAg gaattgGTCCAGATGGTCATATTGCTTTCAATGAGCCAGGATCCAGTTTAGTATCAAGGACAAGATTAAAGACACTAGCAATGGATACCATTTTAGCAAATGCTAAATATTTTGATGGAGATTTGTCAAAAGTACCAACTATGGCTCTAACAGTTGGTGTGGGGACAGTAATGGAAGCTAGAGAA GTAATGATCCTCATAACAGGTGCACACAAAGCATTTGCCCTGTACAAAGCAATAGAAGAAGGAGTTAACCACATGTGGACTGTTTCGGCTTTTCAGCAGCATCCCCAAACtatttttgtatgtgatgaaGACGCTACTTTAGAATTAAGAGTTAAAACTGTGAAATACTTTAAAG GCCCCACTCCAATACCTTGA
- the GNPDA2 gene encoding glucosamine-6-phosphate isomerase 2 isoform X2 has protein sequence MRLVILDNYDLASEWAARYICNRIVQFKPGQDRYFTLGLPTGSTPLGCYKKLIEYHKNGDLSFKYVKTFNMDEYVGLPRNHPESYHSYMWNNFFKHVDIDPNNAHILDGNAEDLQAECDAFEKKIKEAGGIDLFVGGIGPDGHIAFNEPGSSLVSRTRLKTLAMDTILANAKYFDGDLSKVPTMALTVGVGTVMEAREVMILITGAHKAFALYKAIEEGVNHMWTVSAFQQHPQTIFVCDEDATLELRVKTVKYFKGLMHVHNKLVDPLHSMKEGN, from the exons ATGAGGCTTGTTATTCTTGATAACTATGATTTGGCTAGTGAATGGGCAGCCAGATACATCTGCAATCGCATCGTTCAGTTCAAACCTGGACAGGACAGATATTTTACACTGGGTTTACCAACAG GGAGTACACCTTTAGGATGCTATAAAAAACTAATAGAATATCACAAGAATGGAGACCTTTCTTTTAAATATGTGAAGACATTTAACATGGATGAATATGTAG GGCTTCCCAGAAATCATCCTGAAAGCTACCATTCTTATATGTGGAATAACTTTTTTAAGCATGTTGATATAGATCCTAATAATGCCCATATCCTCGATGGAAATGCTGAAGATTTACAAGCAGAATGtgatgcatttgaaaaaaaaataaaagaagctggaGGAATAGATCTTTTTGTTGGAg gaattgGTCCAGATGGTCATATTGCTTTCAATGAGCCAGGATCCAGTTTAGTATCAAGGACAAGATTAAAGACACTAGCAATGGATACCATTTTAGCAAATGCTAAATATTTTGATGGAGATTTGTCAAAAGTACCAACTATGGCTCTAACAGTTGGTGTGGGGACAGTAATGGAAGCTAGAGAA GTAATGATCCTCATAACAGGTGCACACAAAGCATTTGCCCTGTACAAAGCAATAGAAGAAGGAGTTAACCACATGTGGACTGTTTCGGCTTTTCAGCAGCATCCCCAAACtatttttgtatgtgatgaaGACGCTACTTTAGAATTAAGAGTTAAAACTGTGAAATACTTTAAAG
- the GNPDA2 gene encoding glucosamine-6-phosphate isomerase 2 isoform X4 — protein MDEYVGLPRNHPESYHSYMWNNFFKHVDIDPNNAHILDGNAEDLQAECDAFEKKIKEAGGIDLFVGGIGPDGHIAFNEPGSSLVSRTRLKTLAMDTILANAKYFDGDLSKVPTMALTVGVGTVMEAREVMILITGAHKAFALYKAIEEGVNHMWTVSAFQQHPQTIFVCDEDATLELRVKTVKYFKGLMHVHNKLVDPLHSMKEGN, from the exons ATGGATGAATATGTAG GGCTTCCCAGAAATCATCCTGAAAGCTACCATTCTTATATGTGGAATAACTTTTTTAAGCATGTTGATATAGATCCTAATAATGCCCATATCCTCGATGGAAATGCTGAAGATTTACAAGCAGAATGtgatgcatttgaaaaaaaaataaaagaagctggaGGAATAGATCTTTTTGTTGGAg gaattgGTCCAGATGGTCATATTGCTTTCAATGAGCCAGGATCCAGTTTAGTATCAAGGACAAGATTAAAGACACTAGCAATGGATACCATTTTAGCAAATGCTAAATATTTTGATGGAGATTTGTCAAAAGTACCAACTATGGCTCTAACAGTTGGTGTGGGGACAGTAATGGAAGCTAGAGAA GTAATGATCCTCATAACAGGTGCACACAAAGCATTTGCCCTGTACAAAGCAATAGAAGAAGGAGTTAACCACATGTGGACTGTTTCGGCTTTTCAGCAGCATCCCCAAACtatttttgtatgtgatgaaGACGCTACTTTAGAATTAAGAGTTAAAACTGTGAAATACTTTAAAG